The following is a genomic window from Anaerolineae bacterium.
GTGCGCCGGAAGCGGAACCGCCCCGTTTCCTATTCCCCGTGACCTATCCCCTGCGCTCCACTTGTGGTATGCTGTCGCCGCCATGATGCCGAAGCGGGATCAAGAGGCAGCTCGCCACAAGCTAACATCTCTGCTGGCGCTTGCCAAGGGCAATCGCCGGGTGCTCATCGTTACCCACAACGATCCGGACCCGGATGCAATTGGTTCGGCCCTGGGCCTGGGGGAGCTATTGCAGCGCCGAGCTGGCCTGGAGACGGTTCTGGCTTACAGCGGCATCGTGGGCCGGGCAGAGAACAAGGCCATGGTGGCGGAGCTGAACATACCGCTTCGGCCGCTTTACACTCTGGATTGCGACCAGTTTGACTTGGTTGCACTGGTGGACACGCAGCCGGGCCACGGTAACCAGCCCTTCAGCTCAGGGTGCCCGCCTCACATTGTGGTGGACCATCACCGCCTGCGGCCGGAGACCGCCTCTGCTGCCTTCTACGACGTCCGAGAGGACTACTCTGCCACTTCCACCATAGTCACCTGGTACCTGCGAGATGCCCGGGTGCGCATCACCCCCCGGATTGCCACAGCGCTGTTCTACGGGATCAAGGCTGATACCTTGGGCCTGGCCCGGCCCTCGCACCCGGATGACGCTCGG
Proteins encoded in this region:
- a CDS encoding bifunctional oligoribonuclease/PAP phosphatase NrnA; this translates as MMPKRDQEAARHKLTSLLALAKGNRRVLIVTHNDPDPDAIGSALGLGELLQRRAGLETVLAYSGIVGRAENKAMVAELNIPLRPLYTLDCDQFDLVALVDTQPGHGNQPFSSGCPPHIVVDHHRLRPETASAAFYDVREDYSATSTIVTWYLRDARVRITPRIATALFYGIKADTLGLARPSHPDDARAYVFLQQRVDPQALVRIESASLSPEYYQTLDKALHHTRLYDGLVVARLGEMRYPDMAAEVADFLRRLEDVKIVLAVGNYAGDVIVSLRSPERGMRLDELIQQVITHDGAAGGHDYMAAGRVRASLAGAVEETEMEIVRRFTQALGVDPHRGRPLLD